One Falco biarmicus isolate bFalBia1 chromosome 9, bFalBia1.pri, whole genome shotgun sequence genomic region harbors:
- the MORN4 gene encoding MORN repeat-containing protein 4 isoform X1, with product MAATERWRPLLPFEKMAAGRGRRPAASPLGEDTASPRTKMAAGEGVLRSWPMSSCVASGCRGDSQRRAGMDAGGVAPPGGAGSWQGRWPRRRPSAGPGWGTVRAASAEPALALRYLEAVAMTLTKGSFTYSNGEEYRGEWKEGRRHGVGQLTFADGTAYVGHFENGLFHGCGVLTFSDGSRYEGEFVQGKFNGVGVFTRCDNMTFEGEFKGGRVYGFGLLTFPDGSHGVPRNEGFFENNKLLRREKCPAIIQRAQCASKSAHNLTA from the exons ATGGCCGCAACGGAGCGGTGGCGCCCCCTGCTGCCCTTCGAAAAGATGGCGGCAGGGCGGGGGCGCCGCCCCGCTGCCAGCCCGCTCGGGGAGGACACCGCCTCGCCCCGCACGAAGATGGCGGCAGGCGAGGGCGTGCTGCGGAGCTGGCCAATGAGCAGCTGCGTTGCTAGCGGTTGCCGTGGAGACAGCCAACGGCGGGCGGGGATGGACGCTGGCGGCGTGGCcccgcccggcggggcggggagctggcaggggaggTGGCCGCGGCGCCGCCCCTCGGCGGGACCAGGGTGGGGAACGGTGCGGGCGGCGAGTGCGGAGCCAG ctCTTGCCCTGCGCTACTTGGAGGCTGTCGCCATGACCCTCACCAAAGGCTCCTTCACCTACTCCAATGGGGAGGAGTACCGCGGCGAGTGGAAGGAAG GTCGCAGGCATGGCGTTGGGCAGCTGACATTTGCTGATGGCACCGCTTACGTGGGGCACTTTGAGAATGGGCTCTTCCACGGCTGCGGCGTGCTCACCTTCTCTGACGGCTCCAG GTACGAGGGGGAGTTTGTGCAGGGCAAGTTCAATGGCGTCGGCGTCTTCACCCGCTGCGACAACATGACCTTTGAGGGCGAGTTCAAAGGCGGGCGTGTGTACGGCTTTG GTCTCCTGACCTTCCCTGATGGCTCCCATGGGGTGCCCCGCAACGAGGGCTTCTTTGAGAACAACAAGCTGCTCCGGCGGGAAAAGTGCCCAGCCATCATCCAGCGGGCCCAGTGTGCCTCCAAGTCTGCCCACAACCTGACAGCATGA
- the HOGA1 gene encoding 4-hydroxy-2-oxoglutarate aldolase, mitochondrial — translation MALSSRLALPLRPTLAALRWAAPRQCRGLSTPQVPGHTIDLGGIFPPLTTPFSPTQEVDYTQLEGNLCRYASIPFRGLVVLGSNGEYPYLAPQERLEVVSCVRRALPRDRLLLAGSGCESTQATIKMTVSMAEAGADVALVVTPCYYRGAMTSAALVQHYTEVADASPIPVVLYSVPANTSLDLPLEAVLTLAQHPNILGIKDSGGDITRIGLMVHKTRKEDFQVLAGSASFLLASYALGASGGVCALANVLGGPLCQLDRLCREGGWQEARDLQHRLIEPNVAVTRRFGIPGLKKAMEWFGYYGGPCRAPLTLLSPSQVEELRSTFSANGWL, via the exons ATGGCGCTCAGCAGCCGCCTCGCCTTGCCCCTCCGGCCCACCCTGGCAGCTCTGCgctgggcagcccccaggcagtgccgggggctcagcaccccccAGGTACCAGGGCACACAATTGACCTTGGGGGCATCTTCCCACCCCTCACTACGCCCTTCTCACCCACGCAAGAGGTGGACTATACCCAGCTGGAGGGGAACCTGTGCCGATACGCCAGCATCCCCTTCCGAG ggctggtggtgctgggctccaACGGGGAGTACCCTTACCTGGCACCCCAAGAACGGCTGGAGGTGGTGAGCTGCGTGCGCCGGGCTTTGCCCAGGGAccgcctgctgctggctggctcgGGCTGTGAAT ctaCCCAGGCCACCATCAAGATGACGGTCAGcatggcagaggcaggggctgACGTGGCACTGGTTGTGACACCCTGCTACTACCGGGGAGCCATGACCAGTGCTGCCCTGGTCCAGCACTACACAGAG GTCGCCGACGCATCCCCCATCCCCGTGGTGCTCTACAGTGTCCCTGCCAACACCAGCCTGGACCTGCCCTTGGAGGCTGTCCTCACCCTGGCTCAGCACCCCAACATCCTTGGAATCAAGGACAGCGGTGGGGAC ATCACCCGCATAGGGCTGATGGTCCACAAGACACGGAAGGAGGATTTTCAAGTGCTGGCGGGATCGGCTAGCTTCCTGCTGGCAAGCTATGCCCTGG GTGCCTCTGGGGGGGTCTGCGCCCTCGCCAATGTCCTGGGGGGCCCGCTGTGCCAGCTGGACCGCCTGTGCCGTGAGGGCGGCTGGCAGGAGGCCCGCGACCTGCAGCACAGGCTCATTGAGCCCAACGTGGCG GTCACCCGCCGGTTTGGGATCCCAGGGCTGAAGAAGGCCATGGAGTGGTTTGGCTACTACGGGGGTCCCTGCCGTGCACCCCTGACCCTGCTGAGCCCCTCCCAGGTTGAGGAGCTGAGGAGCACCTTCAGTGCCAACGGCTGGTTATGA
- the UBTD1 gene encoding ubiquitin domain-containing protein 1, which translates to MTPRAPGSGHRPSRRAHAPGPGAAGVTVRAGARGGGRPLLTPPARGSGGGGAVVRRGGGDKSAAGAGARTWAVPVRAVTCAPGGAGRGAGRLRRRGGPGLRAGPRGRLQRAAGPAPCRAPPPPSSPAMGGCVGRQRRERPAAGNPRKRAGRNEPLKKERPKWKSDYPMTDGQLRSKRDEFWDTAPAFEGRKEIWDALKAAAYAVEANDHSLAQAILDGASITLPHGSLTECYDELGNRYQLPVYCLAPPVNLILERSEEEAAEPAEPLPNARREFTLKVRLSTGKDLRLSASMGDTIGQLKKQLQAQEGIDLAWQRWFFSGKLLTDRTRLQETKIQKDFVVQVIVNQPLPPRN; encoded by the exons ATGACACCCCGCGCCCCGGGCAGCGGCCACCGGCCCTCCCGCCGTGCGCATGCGCCGGGGCCCGGCGCCGCGGGGGTGACAGTCCGCGCAGGCGCACGCGGGGGGGGGCgccccctcctcacccctccggcccggggcagcgggggggggggggcggtggtacggcggggcggaggggacAAAAGTGCGGCGGGAGCGGGCGCGCGCACGTGGGCGGTGCCGGTGCGGGCGGTCACATGCGCAcctggcggggcggggcgcggcgcggggcgtctccggcggcggggcggccccggcctCAGAGCCGGGCCCCGCGGTCGGCTGCAGCGCGCAGCCGGCCCGGCCCCATGCcgagcgccgccgccgccgtcgAGCCCCGCCATGGGCGGCTGCGTGGGGCGGCAGCGCCGGGAGCGGCCAGCCGCCGGGAACCCCCGCAAGCGAGCAg gccGCAATGAGCCCCTGAAGAAGGAGCGTCCCAAGTGGAAGAGCGACTACCCCATGACAGACGGGCAGCTGCGCAGCAAGCGGGATGAGTTTTGGGACACGGCACCTGCTTTTGAGGGCCGCAAGGAGATCTGGGATGCCCTGAAGGCAGCTGCCTATGCTGTGGAGGCCAACGACCACAGCCTGGCCCAAGCCATCCTTGATGGAGCCAGTATCACCCTGCCCCACG ggtcCCTGACGGAGTGCTATGATGAGCTGGGCAACCGGTATCAGCTGCCAGTCTACTGCCTGGCACCTCCTGTCAACCTGATCCTGGAACGGAGTgaggaagaggcagcagagccagccgAGCCCCTGCCCAATGCCCGTCGGGAGTTCACCCTTAAGGTGCGGCTCTCCACCGGCAAGGACCTGCGGCTCAGCGCCAGCATGGGTGACACCATCGGGCAGctgaagaagcagctgcaggCGCAGGAGGGCATCGACCTGGCCTGGCAGCGCTGGTTCTTCTCAGGCAAGCTGCTCACTGACCGCACGCGGCTGCAGGAGACCAAGATCCAGAAGGATTTTGTTGTGCAAGTGATTGTCAACCAGCCCCTGCCGCCCAGGAACTGA
- the ANKRD2 gene encoding ankyrin repeat domain-containing protein 2, with translation MELDVQRAKELIEQKLAEEEEEEKLLKRDGALEPPAVERMSTPELEQEKRCGPRNRGLEAVKGQERVRKSSVDLRREIIDVGSIQHLIELRKQRRQRREERAATPEPPPPPEPLEIEGPVEPETFLRAAVQGKMHIIEKFLADGGPPDTCDEFHRTALHRSSLEGHTDVLQKLLDSGATVDFRDRLDCTAVHWACRGGHLDAVKLLQDHGADLNLKDKLLSTPLHVATRTGHPDIVEHLIHSGVDINSPDREGDTPLHDATRLSRYKIIKMLILHGADMMAKNQAGKTPTDLVQQWQVDTRQALETKEQPQGQTEVPA, from the exons ATGGAGCTGGATGTGCAACGGGCCAAAGAGCTCATCGAGCAGAAgctggcagaggaagaggaggaggagaag CTACTCAAACGGGATGGTGCACTGGAGCCGCCAGCCGTGGAGCGGATGAGCACaccagagctggagcaggagaaacGCTGTGGCCCCAGGAACAGGGGCCTCGAGGCCGTCAAG GGCCAGGAGCGGGTGCGGAAGAGCTCGGTGGACCTGCGGCGGGAGATCATTGACGTGGGGAGTATCCAGCACCTCATCGAGCTCCGCAAGCAGCGCCGACAGCGACGTGAGGAGCGGGCGGCCACCCCTGAgcccccaccaccacctgaGCCTCTGGAGATT GAGGGTCCCGTGGAACCAGAGACCTTCCTGCGAGCTGCTGTCCAGGGCAAGATGCACATCATTGAGAAGTTTCTGGCAGATGGTGGCCCCCCTGACACGTGTGACGAG TTCCATCGCACCGCCCTGCACCGCTCCTCGCTGGAGGGACACACAGACgtcctgcagaagctgctggacaGCGGGGCCACCGTGGACTTCAGGGACCGG CTGGATTGCACTGCCGTGCACTGGGCCTGCCGGGGCGGGCACCTGGATGCTGTCAAGCTGCTGCAGGACCACGGGGCAGACCTCAACCTGAAGGACAAG CTGCTCAGCACTCCCCTCCACGTGGCCACCCGGACTGGGCACCCTGACATTGTGGAGCACCTCATCCACTCTGGGGTGGACATCAACTCCCCAGACAGG GAAGGTGACACACCGTTGCATGACGCCACACGGCTCAGCCGCTACAAGATCATCAAAATGCTGATCCTGCATGGGGCTGACATGATGGCCAAGAACCAG GCTGGCAAGACCCCGACGGACCTGGTGCAGCAGTGGCAGGTGGACACACGCCAGGCACTGGAGACCAAAGAGCAGCCGCAGGGGCAGACAGAGGTTCCCGCATGA
- the MORN4 gene encoding MORN repeat-containing protein 4 isoform X2 — protein sequence MTLTKGSFTYSNGEEYRGEWKEGRRHGVGQLTFADGTAYVGHFENGLFHGCGVLTFSDGSRYEGEFVQGKFNGVGVFTRCDNMTFEGEFKGGRVYGFGLLTFPDGSHGVPRNEGFFENNKLLRREKCPAIIQRAQCASKSAHNLTA from the exons ATGACCCTCACCAAAGGCTCCTTCACCTACTCCAATGGGGAGGAGTACCGCGGCGAGTGGAAGGAAG GTCGCAGGCATGGCGTTGGGCAGCTGACATTTGCTGATGGCACCGCTTACGTGGGGCACTTTGAGAATGGGCTCTTCCACGGCTGCGGCGTGCTCACCTTCTCTGACGGCTCCAG GTACGAGGGGGAGTTTGTGCAGGGCAAGTTCAATGGCGTCGGCGTCTTCACCCGCTGCGACAACATGACCTTTGAGGGCGAGTTCAAAGGCGGGCGTGTGTACGGCTTTG GTCTCCTGACCTTCCCTGATGGCTCCCATGGGGTGCCCCGCAACGAGGGCTTCTTTGAGAACAACAAGCTGCTCCGGCGGGAAAAGTGCCCAGCCATCATCCAGCGGGCCCAGTGTGCCTCCAAGTCTGCCCACAACCTGACAGCATGA